A region of Anopheles merus strain MAF chromosome 2R, AmerM5.1, whole genome shotgun sequence DNA encodes the following proteins:
- the LOC121590205 gene encoding protein Vhl codes for MEHDPNLRSEHSVLRSFLLFRNTTERTVDVYWVNYSSRFIHYTTLKPKTGCMVNTYVTHPWVFKDRQSGERMHVRHQPVYLPEPWYTNFNSAGRLTRKEVNIHFPVRTLMDNCLWRIVALLADKEESALHELEIPRVLKQDLAEKRNNKVHHI; via the coding sequence ATGGAGCATGACCCAAACCTGAGATCGGAACATTCGGTGCTGCGGTCGTTTTTGCTGTTTCGCAACACCACCGAGCGGACGGTGGACGTGTACTGGGTGAACTACTCCTCCCGGTTCATCCACTACACGACGCTCAAACCGAAGACGGGCTGCATGGTTAACACGTACGTTACGCACCCGTGGGTGTTCAAGGACCGGCAGTCGGGCGAGCGGATGCACGTACGGCACCAGCCCGTCTACCTGCCCGAACCGTGGTACACCAACTTCAACAGTGCCGGGCGGCTGACGAGAAAGGAAGTGAACATTCACTTTCCCGTGCGCACACTGATGGACAACTGTCTGTGGCGCATCGTGGCCCTGCTAGCGGACAAGGAGGAAAGTGCACTGCACGAACTGGAGATACCACGCGTGCTCAAGCAGGACCTGGCGGAGAAGCGAAACAATAAA